The Planctomycetia bacterium genome includes a region encoding these proteins:
- a CDS encoding mannose-1-phosphate guanylyltransferase, which yields MLYPVIMAGGSGTRFWPESRHLRPKQLLPLVGERTMIQATVDRLIGLAPADQMLILTNAQQADAIAAQLPSLPASSIIREPCKRDTAPCIGLAALLLATRDPDATMAVMPSDHVIGPIEVYQAAVKQAARLVDAQPGRIVTFGIKPTYPAESFGYIERGEALPIASGEAPAFRVKKFREKPNAKLAEEFLAAGTFYWNSGIFVWKARTIADELQRRQPEMFAHLKAIVDAFGTDKYEATLEREFAAIKGISIDYAVMEHATDIAVIEAPYSWDDVGSWQAIARLLPSDADGNTVAGKHLGINTHGTIVRGPDDHLIVTLGLKDCLIVHTPDATLVANKHDEEAIRKIVKIMEERGWKEYL from the coding sequence ATGCTTTATCCCGTGATCATGGCCGGAGGTTCCGGCACCCGATTCTGGCCGGAAAGCCGCCACTTGCGGCCGAAACAACTGCTGCCCCTCGTGGGCGAGCGGACGATGATCCAAGCGACCGTCGATCGGCTGATCGGGCTCGCGCCGGCGGATCAAATGCTGATCCTCACCAACGCCCAGCAAGCCGACGCGATCGCAGCGCAATTGCCATCGCTGCCGGCCAGTTCCATCATTCGCGAACCCTGCAAGCGCGACACCGCGCCGTGCATCGGCCTGGCGGCGCTCCTGCTGGCCACCCGCGATCCGGACGCCACGATGGCCGTCATGCCGTCTGACCATGTCATCGGTCCGATCGAGGTCTATCAAGCGGCGGTGAAACAAGCCGCGCGCCTGGTCGACGCCCAGCCAGGCCGGATCGTCACGTTCGGGATCAAGCCGACGTATCCGGCCGAAAGCTTCGGCTACATCGAACGCGGCGAAGCGTTGCCCATTGCATCTGGCGAAGCGCCGGCGTTCCGCGTGAAGAAATTCCGCGAGAAGCCGAACGCCAAGTTGGCGGAAGAATTCCTGGCCGCCGGCACGTTCTACTGGAACTCCGGCATCTTCGTCTGGAAAGCCCGCACGATCGCCGACGAGTTGCAGCGTCGTCAGCCGGAAATGTTCGCGCATCTGAAAGCGATCGTCGACGCCTTCGGCACGGACAAGTACGAAGCCACGCTGGAGCGAGAATTCGCCGCCATCAAAGGCATCTCGATCGATTACGCGGTGATGGAACACGCCACCGACATCGCCGTCATCGAGGCGCCGTATTCCTGGGACGACGTCGGCAGTTGGCAAGCCATCGCGCGATTGCTCCCCTCCGACGCCGACGGCAACACTGTCGCAGGAAAACATCTCGGCATCAACACTCACGGCACGATCGTCCGCGGCCCGGACGATCACCTGATCGTCACGCTGGGGCTCAAAGACTGCCTCATTGTCCACACGCCCGACGCTACGCTGGTGGCCAACAAGCACGACGAGGAAGCCATCCGCAAGATCGTGAAAATCATGGAAGAACGCGGCTGGAAGGAATATCTGTAG
- a CDS encoding nucleotide pyrophosphohydrolase yields the protein MNDQETPLGELREMVREFVGERDWKQFHTPKNISMALAIEAAELMEHFQWLTPEQSRAIAKQDKDLAAVADELADVVCYAFALANELDIDVAAAMELKMGKNRQKYPADKYRGKYK from the coding sequence ATGAACGATCAGGAAACTCCGTTGGGCGAATTGCGCGAAATGGTGCGCGAGTTCGTCGGCGAGCGGGATTGGAAGCAATTCCACACGCCGAAGAATATTTCGATGGCGCTCGCGATCGAAGCGGCGGAATTGATGGAGCACTTTCAATGGCTCACTCCGGAGCAATCCCGGGCGATCGCCAAGCAGGACAAAGACCTGGCTGCCGTGGCGGACGAGTTGGCCGACGTGGTGTGTTACGCCTTCGCGCTGGCGAACGAATTGGATATCGACGTCGCGGCGGCCATGGAGCTGAAGATGGGGAAGAATCGGCAAAAGTACCCGGCGGATAAATACCGGGGGAAGTATAAGTAG
- the pgk gene encoding phosphoglycerate kinase, whose amino-acid sequence MPVQEQALLELCRTLLGDAPAPESTLEGYLAAIPRLNSLSDVPSGTPVLIRGDVDAKPGATVGEGDVRLRSMLATLQFGRERGWKQIIFGHIGRKPEGSLKAVAVRLGELLGAPVPLLTNWYDANTKTVTEATAKAIADAAPGSVLVLENTRAYDVERVLWKAKPGDLSNLVGDLTKFANELAAKVSRIYINEALSAGSLDASSTIVPLAMDRVALGQYVAGEFDGPMRRCLKTQLVIFSGLKTDKLDDLEAMIGRGTIRWVFTAGSLAMALKKAAAELDGQTFSLGVAEDPAHADRPYYIERARIDQAKSMLTDARAKGIRFVLPVDFILQDGRAAEVIGPADQQFDIGPKTSALFEQKVGEFLAEKREGAEPPVVFHNGVFGMFEDPRFEEGTRRFVSQLKRMKDSGAEVYIGGGEGGTALDRYGKPDWITHCFTAGGTVLNALGSQPVPYLVALRAAAKK is encoded by the coding sequence ATGCCGGTCCAGGAACAAGCGTTGTTGGAGCTTTGTCGCACTTTGTTGGGAGACGCCCCGGCGCCGGAGAGCACGCTGGAAGGCTATTTGGCGGCGATTCCCCGATTGAATTCACTCAGCGACGTGCCGTCCGGGACGCCGGTGCTGATCCGGGGCGACGTCGATGCCAAGCCGGGCGCCACCGTCGGCGAAGGGGACGTGCGGCTGCGATCGATGCTGGCCACGCTTCAATTCGGCCGCGAGCGCGGCTGGAAGCAGATCATTTTCGGGCACATCGGCCGCAAGCCGGAAGGCTCGTTGAAGGCGGTCGCCGTGCGACTTGGCGAATTGCTCGGCGCGCCGGTTCCGCTGCTGACCAACTGGTACGACGCGAACACGAAGACGGTGACAGAGGCCACCGCGAAGGCGATTGCCGACGCCGCGCCGGGCAGCGTGCTGGTGCTGGAAAACACGCGTGCTTACGACGTCGAACGCGTGCTCTGGAAGGCCAAGCCGGGCGATTTGTCCAATCTGGTCGGCGATTTGACCAAGTTCGCTAACGAGTTGGCGGCGAAGGTGTCGCGGATTTATATCAATGAAGCCCTGTCCGCGGGGAGCCTCGACGCTTCCAGCACGATTGTCCCGCTGGCGATGGACCGCGTGGCATTGGGGCAATACGTGGCGGGCGAGTTCGACGGACCAATGCGGCGCTGCCTCAAAACGCAGTTGGTGATTTTCTCTGGCCTGAAGACAGACAAGCTCGACGACTTGGAAGCGATGATCGGCCGCGGCACGATTCGCTGGGTGTTCACCGCCGGCTCGCTGGCCATGGCGCTCAAGAAGGCGGCGGCGGAATTGGATGGTCAGACGTTTTCACTCGGCGTGGCAGAGGACCCGGCGCACGCCGACAGGCCGTACTACATCGAACGCGCGCGAATCGATCAGGCGAAGTCGATGTTGACCGACGCCCGCGCGAAGGGGATTCGCTTTGTCTTGCCGGTCGATTTCATTCTGCAGGACGGCCGTGCCGCGGAAGTGATTGGCCCGGCGGATCAGCAATTCGATATCGGACCGAAGACCTCGGCGCTGTTTGAACAGAAGGTCGGCGAGTTTTTGGCGGAGAAGCGCGAAGGAGCGGAGCCGCCTGTGGTGTTCCACAATGGCGTGTTCGGGATGTTCGAGGACCCGCGTTTCGAAGAGGGTACGCGGCGCTTCGTCAGCCAGTTGAAACGGATGAAAGACTCCGGGGCCGAGGTCTACATCGGCGGCGGCGAAGGGGGCACGGCGCTGGACCGGTATGGCAAGCCGGATTGGATCACCCATTGCTTCACGGCCGGCGGCACGGTTTTAAATGCGCTCGGGAGCCAGCCGGTTCCGTACCTCGTGGCGCTGCGGGCGGCCGCTAAGAAGTAG
- a CDS encoding Hpt domain-containing protein — MTLSVTQDEPPLSYSTLADDSDLAEIVEMFVHEMPDRVSNLLRRFESRDLPELERAAHQLKGAAGSYGFHQLTPAAARLEATLKQRRPEEEILAALDGLVTLCRGVRSGAGA; from the coding sequence ATGACGTTGTCTGTCACCCAAGATGAGCCCCCGTTGTCGTATTCCACGCTCGCGGACGATTCGGATCTCGCCGAGATCGTGGAGATGTTCGTGCACGAGATGCCCGATCGGGTGTCGAATTTGCTGCGCCGCTTTGAGTCGCGGGATCTGCCGGAGCTAGAGCGCGCAGCACATCAACTCAAGGGCGCCGCGGGCAGCTATGGCTTCCACCAACTTACGCCAGCCGCAGCCCGACTCGAAGCGACGCTGAAACAGCGCCGGCCGGAAGAAGAAATTCTCGCTGCCTTGGACGGGCTCGTAACGCTCTGCCGCGGCGTCCGGTCCGGCGCCGGCGCCTAG
- a CDS encoding DUF1598 domain-containing protein produces the protein MASRAVGVRAYLPRGVLSLITGCGIFCVGNPARAEEPAADPLFAEQLAAGEFAPARVAAAQAADAKQQDARFAELAMAQAAVGAKRASLDSAGAIDDDLARSDTMANLGNQTGFRQGGGVQPDFDSLIELITSTIAPTTWTEVGGAGAVQEFQSGVHIDAAGTVHRQLASADSDWLRDLRQKAKNETATAGSVRATSGLRKISLTRLEREVQVRLAAGEPIEEDLAFLAGLQRVKYVLVYPETGDIVLAGPAGNWQRDAEGRAVSTETGRPVVQLNDLVTLLRAMRAAPDAAMTCSIDPRAENLAAAQEYINATSAKPLKAGARSAWLESIRDRVGLQDVRFRGIDPRTRVAQVLFEADYRMKLVGIGLEESVPGVVSYLDSVKLAPGQTAPLMDVLRWWFTMNYSAVVADQEGLAYELRGQGVQVQSENEFLAANGQRQHTGQANDLNQAFANSFTQHFGELAEKYPVYAELQNVFDLALVAALLETQHVPDRVGWHLTCFNNPQQFSIPLASAPQAVESVVNHRVIKGKQIIAAVSGGVRLDPYAALRNTPPQKDTTGKLGSERDRVRRVSDQPDRWWWD, from the coding sequence ATGGCTTCCAGAGCCGTTGGCGTGCGTGCATATCTGCCGCGCGGCGTTTTGTCACTGATCACTGGGTGTGGCATTTTCTGCGTCGGCAATCCCGCTCGTGCGGAAGAGCCTGCGGCCGACCCGTTGTTTGCCGAGCAACTGGCCGCGGGGGAATTCGCACCGGCCCGCGTAGCGGCGGCACAAGCGGCGGACGCCAAACAACAAGACGCGCGCTTCGCAGAACTGGCGATGGCCCAAGCCGCAGTCGGCGCCAAGCGCGCTTCGCTCGACAGCGCCGGCGCGATTGATGACGATCTGGCCCGCAGCGATACCATGGCGAATCTCGGCAATCAGACCGGCTTCCGTCAGGGGGGCGGCGTGCAGCCGGACTTTGATTCATTAATTGAACTGATTACATCCACAATCGCGCCCACGACTTGGACCGAAGTCGGCGGTGCAGGAGCAGTCCAGGAATTCCAATCCGGCGTCCACATCGACGCCGCCGGAACGGTACATCGACAGCTGGCGAGCGCGGATTCGGACTGGTTGAGAGATCTGCGTCAAAAGGCCAAGAATGAGACTGCGACGGCCGGTTCCGTGCGGGCGACTTCCGGACTGCGCAAGATTTCACTCACGCGATTGGAGCGTGAAGTCCAGGTGCGCCTGGCCGCAGGCGAGCCGATCGAGGAAGACCTGGCGTTTCTGGCCGGACTGCAGCGAGTGAAATATGTGCTCGTCTATCCGGAGACCGGCGACATCGTGCTGGCCGGACCGGCCGGCAATTGGCAGCGCGATGCCGAAGGGCGCGCGGTGAGCACGGAAACGGGGCGGCCCGTCGTGCAGCTCAACGATCTCGTGACGCTGCTCCGCGCCATGCGCGCGGCGCCGGACGCTGCCATGACCTGTTCCATTGACCCGCGCGCGGAGAACTTGGCCGCGGCGCAGGAGTATATCAACGCCACGAGCGCCAAGCCGCTCAAGGCCGGAGCGCGCAGCGCTTGGCTGGAAAGCATCCGCGATCGCGTCGGTCTCCAAGACGTGCGCTTTCGCGGCATCGACCCGCGCACCCGCGTGGCGCAGGTGTTGTTCGAGGCGGACTATCGTATGAAGCTGGTCGGCATCGGGCTGGAAGAATCGGTGCCAGGCGTGGTGAGTTACCTCGATTCGGTGAAGCTCGCGCCGGGCCAGACGGCGCCGCTGATGGACGTGTTGCGTTGGTGGTTCACCATGAACTACAGCGCTGTGGTGGCTGACCAGGAAGGGTTGGCCTATGAGCTACGCGGACAAGGCGTACAAGTTCAGAGCGAGAACGAATTCCTCGCCGCGAACGGTCAGCGCCAGCACACAGGACAAGCGAATGATTTGAATCAGGCTTTCGCCAACAGTTTTACGCAGCACTTTGGCGAGCTGGCGGAGAAGTATCCCGTGTACGCCGAACTACAAAACGTCTTCGATCTCGCGCTTGTGGCCGCGCTGCTGGAAACGCAGCATGTGCCGGATCGCGTGGGCTGGCATCTGACTTGTTTCAACAACCCGCAGCAGTTTTCGATTCCGCTGGCGTCCGCACCGCAGGCCGTGGAGTCGGTGGTGAACCATCGCGTGATCAAAGGGAAACAAATCATCGCGGCTGTTTCCGGCGGCGTGCGGCTCGACCCGTACGCAGCGCTCCGCAACACGCCACCGCAAAAGGACACGACCGGAAAGCTCGGCAGCGAACGCGATCGCGTTCGGCGAGTATCAGATCAACCCGACCGCTGGTGGTGGGATTGA
- a CDS encoding tetratricopeptide repeat protein gives MTVSRTVQVIRGLQGIGLSAVLAGGAAAQPPDYLFQQAPTAEQPAAETPTTETPAAPVTSPTVETPAATDAADATAEAAAPAEGPQINDDALEAFQRANILVNQGDFAGALAATDEAISLQPDYFDAFLFRNLVYRLTGNFVEAIRAVDQAIAIDPVAANGYLNRALTYVETKDFDKALADVDEVLKTTPNNAQAFVVAGQIHAKQEHWQQMADAYSKAIDYAATAPGTIGDSLMQRGIALFHLGEYDVAKLDFEQAAIFGGGLGGEANRWRGYIYAIQGDYYRAIRWYDRAIKANPGNAQAFRNRGMAYLNLAASEPQIEHFALTEALASFNAAIRQLPNDAQLYYRRGVAYDRLGASDSARSSYQTAVRLDPKLTAAADKLSSHESTEYWYDE, from the coding sequence ATGACCGTTTCCCGCACCGTCCAAGTGATTCGCGGCTTGCAAGGTATTGGACTGTCCGCCGTATTGGCCGGCGGCGCCGCTGCGCAACCGCCGGACTATTTGTTCCAGCAAGCGCCGACCGCGGAACAACCGGCCGCGGAAACGCCGACGACGGAAACTCCCGCCGCGCCGGTGACATCGCCGACAGTTGAGACGCCGGCCGCGACAGATGCCGCCGACGCTACGGCCGAGGCCGCGGCGCCCGCCGAAGGTCCGCAAATCAACGATGATGCCTTGGAAGCCTTTCAACGGGCTAACATCTTGGTCAACCAAGGCGACTTCGCCGGCGCTCTCGCAGCGACGGACGAGGCGATCAGCTTGCAGCCGGACTACTTTGACGCCTTTTTGTTCCGCAACCTCGTCTATCGTCTGACCGGCAATTTCGTCGAAGCGATCCGCGCCGTCGACCAGGCGATCGCCATCGACCCTGTCGCGGCGAACGGCTACTTGAATCGCGCCTTGACCTACGTCGAAACGAAAGATTTCGACAAAGCCCTGGCGGACGTCGACGAAGTCCTCAAGACCACGCCCAACAACGCGCAAGCGTTCGTGGTGGCCGGTCAGATTCACGCGAAGCAGGAACATTGGCAACAGATGGCGGATGCCTATAGCAAGGCGATTGACTATGCAGCCACCGCACCGGGCACGATCGGCGATTCACTCATGCAGCGCGGCATCGCGTTATTCCATTTGGGCGAATACGATGTCGCTAAGCTCGACTTCGAACAGGCCGCGATCTTTGGCGGGGGACTGGGCGGCGAAGCCAACCGTTGGCGCGGATACATCTACGCCATCCAGGGCGACTACTACCGCGCGATTCGTTGGTACGATCGCGCGATTAAAGCGAACCCTGGCAACGCTCAAGCGTTTCGCAACCGTGGGATGGCGTACCTGAACCTGGCGGCATCCGAACCCCAGATCGAGCATTTTGCCCTGACGGAGGCGTTGGCCAGCTTCAACGCCGCGATTCGCCAGTTGCCGAACGACGCGCAGCTCTATTACCGTCGCGGCGTGGCCTATGACCGCCTGGGCGCCAGCGACAGCGCTCGCTCCAGCTATCAAACGGCCGTTCGTCTTGATCCGAAACTCACCGCCGCGGCTGATAAGTTGTCCTCGCACGAATCGACCGAGTACTGGTACGACGAATAG